A window from Triticum aestivum cultivar Chinese Spring chromosome 6D, IWGSC CS RefSeq v2.1, whole genome shotgun sequence encodes these proteins:
- the LOC123143274 gene encoding uncharacterized protein, whose amino-acid sequence MAGGLAVHLWKEWGIQILVLASFMLQVVLLIFAGIRRRKASAALRIFLWLAYLMADNIAVYALGHMSLNSRPYEDRLIAFWAPFFLLHLGGQDTITAYSLEDNQLWKRHLLTLLVQVSGASYILYVYIGNAPSLVSATILMFVVGVIKYAERVLALRLANIENLGTTLDIREGEYGRLDRKGDMDAEQEVLLGAHYLFSFCRSEFLDRVPTLGAYSAATAIKKSKHFNGGMYMYGLVEVELSLLYDLLYTKAPMIHTWHGCCIRVVSSVATVAAFLLFQLGGRGAYNGVDIAITYVLLVGAIILEITSVLRALGSTWTCAFLHARKWDRCYGAVMCLRRSVKAASNRRWLQSIGQHNVLDFCVRDKTKLRDRIARATGLGTWWKKLHYSSTIPVTPELKELLMTQMLKTMHDWRKWNIRYVRGQAALTDCGIFDDIGPTVEKDFDECVLVWHIATDIYLHCCPQIEEGHPLVKAIKVLSNYMGFLLVVRPNLLPGGVRRSLFRQNCPDLEKMMAQLCAGESSEDEDDGSWETVERLEDGTGSGQSIGEKDDGAREITAEGEDGNHPMVPSSKNLAKHVLHKHNSEHIGGAYTRAGHLATKLLDNKWNLPNVLEVIFAVWVEFLCYAAHHCTDVSHCRQLGDGGDFLTIIRILVDHIELFGIHRPDTNNGA is encoded by the coding sequence ATGGCGGGAGGACTGGCGGTGCACCTGTGGAAAGAATGGGGGATCCAAATATTGGTCCTTGCTAGCTTCATGCTGCAAGTGGTTCTCCTCATCTTCGCAGGGATCCGTCGGCGCAAGGCCTCTGCTGCGCTGAGGATCTTCCTCTGGCTGGCGTACCTGATGGCGGACAACATCGCGGTGTATGCCCTTGGCCACATGTCCCTCAACAGCAGGCCTTACGAGGACCGGCTAATCGCGTTCTGGGCGCCGTTTTTCCTGCTGCACCTGGGTGGCCAGGACACCATCACAGCCTACTCTTTAGAGGACAACCAGCTCTGGAAGCGTCACCTGCTGACTCTGCTAGTGCAGGTTTCAGGAGCCAGCTATATCCTCTATGTTTATATTGGCAATGCGCCGAGCCTGGTGTCAGCGACCATACTGATGTTCGTCGTGGGCGTCATCAAGTATGCCGAGAGGGTGTTGGCACTCAGGCTCGCCAACATTGAAAATCTAGGCACCACTCTGGACATACGGGAGGGCGAGTATGGCAGACTGGATAGAAAAGGCGATATGGATGCAGAGCAAGAGGTTCTGCTGGGAGCTCATTACCTGTTCAGCTTTTGCAGGAGTGAATTTCTCGATCGTGTGCCGACGCTTGGGGCATACAGTGCCGCTACAGCAATTAAGAAAAGCAAGCACTTCAATGGAGGCATGTACATGTATGGGCTGGTGGAGGTGGAGCTCTCTCTTCTGTATGACTTGCTTTACACCAAGGCACCGATGATCCACACTTGGCATGGCTGCTGCATCCGTGTTGTCTCTTCGGTTGCCACTGTGGCGGCATTCTTGCTGTTCCAGCTTGGCGGTAGAGGTGCTTACAACGGGGTTGACATTGCCATCACCTATGTTCTGTTGGTTGGTGCCATCATTCTGGAGATCACTTCTGTACTGAGGGCACTAGGGTCAACATGGACATGCGCATTCTTGCATGCTCGGAAATGGGATCGGTGTTATGGTGCGGTGATGTGCCTTCGTCGGTCCGTCAAGGCGGCAAGCAACAGAAGGTGGTTGCAATCTATCGGGCAACATAATGTGCTGGATTTCTGCGTCCGTGACAAGACCAAGCTCAGAGACAGAATTGCCAGGGCAACGGGACTGGGGACCTGGTGGAAGAAACTGCATTACTCAAGCACCATTCCTGTTACGCCTGAGTTGAAGGAGTTGCTGATGACACAGATGTTGAAGACAATGCATGATTGGAGAAAATGGAACATCAGATATGTGCGTGGCCAAGCAGCGCTTACCGACTGCGGGATCTTTGATGATATCGGCCCGACTGTGGAAAAGGATTTTGATGAGTGCGTCCTTGTCTGGCACATTGCGACGGATATTTACCTTCACTGCTGCCCGCAAATTGAAGAGGGACACCCCCTTGTGAAGGCAATCAAGGTACTGTCCAACTACATGGGGTTCCTCCTGGTTGTACGCCCCAACTTACTGCCAGGAGGGGTACGCCGCAGCCTTTTCCGTCAGAATTGCCCTGATTTGGAGAAAATGATGGCTCAACTCTGTGCTGGAGAGTccagtgaagatgaggatgacgggAGCTGGGAAACGGTTGAACGGTTGGAAGATGGTACTGGTAGTGGCCAGTCTATTGGGGAGAAGGATGATGGTGCACGGGAAATTACTGCAGAAGGCGAGGATGGGAACCACCCTATGGTCCCATCCAGCAAGAACCTCGCCAAGCATGTGCTTCACAAGCACAACAGTGAGCATATCGGCGGTGCTTACACCAGGGCTGGTCATCTTGCCACTAAGCTACTTGACAACAAGTGGAACCTGCCAAACGTGCTGGAGGTCATCTTCGCGGTGTGGGTTGAGTTCTTGTGCTACGCAGCCCACCATTGCACTGATGTTTCCCATTGCAGGCAGCTCGGCGATGGTGGTGACTTCCTCACCATTATCCGCATCCTTGTAGATCACATCGAGTTGTTTGGAATCCACCGGCCGGATACCAACAACGGtgcgtag